In a genomic window of Cyprinus carpio isolate SPL01 chromosome A10, ASM1834038v1, whole genome shotgun sequence:
- the LOC122146475 gene encoding olfactory receptor 1468-like, translating to MISMQPNFSADVSFVRPATFFINGFVNFPLAKYYYVFLSLVYVVTVLGNSFIMCIIYLARRLHTAKYIAVFHLAFSDLCGSSALIPKIIDVFLFENQEILYEACLANMFFVFHFMNLQSFTLLVLAYDRLVAICFPLRYHAIVTKPAMFLIIGVIWIFSVTFFSVLANLVNRLSFCRSNVIDTYYCDFAPLYRLACNDNFVHIMMGKLCFGLLICIPPILIFISYFCIALALLNIAHGAERIKAMKTCTSHLILVAIFYLPILSNNISTLTTFFHPNTRIINNSLTQTIPPMLNPIIYTLKTEEVMQSIKELYKRSKVHATMTRNVKCSGRN from the coding sequence ATGATCTCCATGCAGCCCAACTTCTCTGCAGATGTGTCCTTTGTTCGTCCTGCAACATTTTTCATCAATGGCTTTGTTAATTTTCCACTTGCAAAATACTACTATGTGTTCTTGTCTTTAGTGTATGTTGTGACTGTTTTAGGGAATTCATTTATcatgtgtataatatatttggCCCGCAGACTTCACACAGCCAAATACATTGCTGTTTTTCATCTGGCCTTTTCTGATCTGTGTGGAAGCTCGGCTTTAATTCCAAAAATCatagatgtgtttttatttgagaaCCAGGAAATTTTATATGAAGCATGTTTggcaaatatgttttttgtatttcattttatgaatctGCAGTCTTTTACACTACTTGTCTTGGCTTATGACAGACTGGTTGCTATTTGTTTTCCTCTAAGGTATCATGCCATTGTGACCAAACCAGCCATGTTTCTGATCATAGGGGTGATATGGATTTTTTCTGTGACCTTTTTTTCTGTACTTGCAAATTTGGTCAATAGACTCTCTTTTTGTAGATCTAATGTAATTGATACTTATTACTGTGATTTTGCCCCTTTATATAGACTAGCCTGTAATGATAATTTTGTGCATATTATGATGGGAAAACTTTGCTTTGGTCTTCTGATTTGCATACCTCCAATACTGATCttcatttcatatttctgcaTTGCTTTGGCTCTGCTTAATATTGCTCATGGTGCTGAAAGGATCAAGGCCATGAAAACTTGCACCTCACATCTCATATTGGTGGCAATTTTTTATCTCCCAATTTTAAGCAATAATATTTCAACCTTAACAACATTTTTCCATCCAAACACCCGGATAATTAACAATTCCTTGACACAGACAATACCACCTATGCTGAATCCCATCATATACACTCTAAAGACAGAGGAGGTCATGCAGTCCATAAAAGAACTGTACAAACGCAGTAAGGTGCATGCTACTATGACAAGAAATGTGAAATGCAGTGggagaaattaa
- the LOC109087763 gene encoding olfactory receptor 1468-like: MNSIQSDSSANVTFVRPATFFLNGFSNVPHAKYYYVFLSLVYVVTVLGNSFIMCIIYLARRLHTAKYIAVFHLALSDLCGSSALIPKIIDTFLFGHHDISYEVCFVSMFFIYHFMNLQSLTLLILAYDRLVAICFPLRYHAIVTKQAMFLIIGLMWIVSMTYFSVHVGLLNRLSICSSNVVNSYFCDYGPVCRLACNDNSLNLLMGKICFGFLICLPPVLIIISYFCIALALLKIAHGVDRIKAIKTCTSHLILVAVFYLPILSNNIAAATTPIHPNARIINNSLTQIIPPMLNPIIYTLKTEEVMQSIKELYKRSKVNTISEKIMKFSVRN; encoded by the coding sequence ATGAACTCCATACAATCAGACTCCTCTGCAAATGTGACCTTTGTTCGTCCTGCAACGTTTTTCCTCAATGGCTTTTCTAATGTCCCACATGCAAAATACTACTATGTGTTCTTGTCTTTAGTGTATGTTGTGACTGTTTTAGGGAATTCATTTATCATGTGTATCATATATTTGGCCCGCAGACTTCACACAGCCAAATACATTGCTGTTTTCCATCTGGCCCTTTCTGATCTGTGTGGAAGCTCAGCTTTGATTCCAAAAATCATTGACACATTTTTGTTTGGGCACCATGACATTTCATACGAAGTGTGCTTTGtgagtatgttttttatatatcattttatgaaTCTGCAGTCTTTGACACTTCTTATCTTGGCTTATGACAGACTGGTTGCTATTTGTTTTCCTCTACGGTATCATGCCATTGTAACCAAACAAGCCATGTTTCTGATCATAGGGTTGATGTGGATTGTGTCTATGAcatatttttctgtgcatgtagGTCTGCTGAATAGACTGTCTATTTGTAGTTCTAATGTGGttaatagttatttttgtgattatggCCCTGTGTGTAGACTAGCTTGTAATGATAATTCCCTAAATTTACTGATGGGAAAAATTTGCTTTGGTTTCCTAATTTGCTTGCCTCCAGTACTGatcatcatttcatatttctgcaTTGCTCTGGCTCTGCTTAAGATTGCTCATGGTGTTGATCGGATCAAAGCTATAAAAACCTGCACCTCACATCTCATATTGGTGGCAGTTTTTTATCTCCcaattttaagtaataatattgctgctgccacaacACCTATCCATCCAAACGCCCGGATAATTAACAATTCTTTGACCCAGATAATTCCACCTATGCTGAATCCCATCATATACACTCTAAAGACAGAGGAGGTCATGCAGTCCATAAAAGAACTGTACAAACGCAGTAAGGTGAATACAATTAgtgaaaaaattatgaaattcagTGTGAGAAATTGA